A single genomic interval of Antarcticibacterium arcticum harbors:
- the recG gene encoding ATP-dependent DNA helicase RecG, translating into MSANLLQTPIDYLKGVGPNRADLLRKELGIQTYQDLINFFPNRYLDKTRFYKINELQQNTAEVQVVGKIVHLKSFDQKKGSRLVADFIDETGKMELVWFRGQKWIRENLKLNTPYVIFGKTNWFNGMFNMPHPEMELLEEHEKNLRTAMQPVYPSTEKLTKAGITNRVINKLIQQLFIETRGNFYDTLPENIRTELKLISRAEAMFNVHFPKSQELLAKAQFRLKFEELFYVQLQLLIKNLIHKQKIKGFVFDQVGENFGEFYQEHLPFELTGAQKRVIKEIRADLGSGAQMNRLLQGDVGSGKTIVALMSMLIALDNGFQACLMAPTEILSVQHYNGLLDLCKELKTSIYLLTGSTKTSKRKEIHEKLENGEINILIGTHALLEDKVKFQNLGLAIIDEQHRFGVAQRAKLWHKNELPPHVLVMTATPIPRTLAMSLYGDLDVSVIDELPPGRQEIKTVHRFDSNRLKVFKFIRDEIAKGRQVYIVYPLIQESASMDYKDLMDGYESIAREFPLPEFQISIVHGQMKPADKDYEMDRFVKGETHIMVATTVIEVGVNVPNASVMIIESAERFGLSQLHQLRGRVGRGAEQSYCILMTGHKLSEDAKTRLQTMTGTSDGFEIAEVDLKLRGPGDLMGTQQSGVLNLKIADIVKDNQILQLARAYAKQLLAVDPAMTDPRNKMVRYTYDQLATHKNIWNYIS; encoded by the coding sequence ATGAGTGCAAACCTGTTGCAAACCCCTATTGATTATCTTAAAGGCGTGGGGCCCAACCGTGCCGACCTGCTGCGGAAGGAGTTGGGAATTCAAACATACCAGGACCTTATCAATTTTTTTCCAAACCGGTATCTGGATAAAACCCGTTTTTACAAGATCAATGAACTGCAACAGAATACTGCAGAAGTACAGGTAGTTGGGAAGATCGTACACCTTAAAAGTTTTGACCAAAAAAAGGGAAGCCGCCTTGTTGCCGATTTTATTGACGAAACGGGAAAAATGGAGTTGGTATGGTTTCGGGGCCAAAAATGGATAAGGGAAAATTTAAAACTTAACACGCCTTATGTCATTTTTGGAAAAACCAATTGGTTCAATGGCATGTTCAATATGCCCCACCCAGAAATGGAATTGCTGGAGGAACACGAGAAAAATCTTCGCACCGCCATGCAACCGGTGTATCCTTCTACTGAAAAACTTACAAAAGCGGGAATCACAAACAGGGTTATTAATAAATTAATTCAGCAACTTTTTATTGAGACCCGCGGAAATTTCTATGACACCCTTCCGGAAAATATAAGGACCGAATTAAAATTAATTTCAAGGGCCGAGGCCATGTTCAATGTACATTTTCCGAAGAGCCAGGAGCTGCTCGCAAAGGCACAATTTAGATTGAAATTTGAAGAATTATTTTATGTGCAATTGCAACTTTTGATCAAGAATTTAATTCACAAGCAAAAAATAAAGGGCTTTGTTTTTGACCAGGTGGGAGAAAATTTTGGGGAGTTCTACCAGGAGCATTTGCCCTTTGAATTAACCGGTGCACAGAAACGGGTGATCAAGGAAATTCGTGCCGATCTTGGGAGCGGTGCCCAAATGAACAGGTTGCTTCAGGGGGATGTGGGTTCCGGGAAGACCATTGTGGCGCTCATGTCAATGTTAATAGCACTTGACAACGGTTTTCAGGCCTGTTTAATGGCGCCTACTGAAATTTTGTCAGTACAGCACTATAACGGGTTATTGGATTTATGTAAGGAATTGAAAACCAGTATATACCTTCTTACTGGTTCAACCAAAACTTCAAAGAGAAAAGAAATTCATGAAAAACTGGAAAACGGGGAAATAAACATCCTTATTGGAACACATGCACTGCTGGAAGACAAGGTGAAATTTCAAAATCTGGGCCTTGCAATTATAGATGAGCAGCATCGGTTTGGGGTTGCCCAACGCGCAAAATTATGGCATAAAAATGAACTGCCTCCACATGTTTTGGTGATGACGGCCACCCCTATTCCGCGAACTTTGGCAATGAGTTTATATGGCGATCTTGACGTCTCGGTAATTGATGAATTGCCTCCCGGAAGACAGGAGATAAAAACGGTTCACAGGTTCGATAGTAACCGCTTAAAAGTGTTCAAATTTATACGGGATGAGATCGCAAAAGGAAGACAGGTTTATATAGTTTATCCATTAATTCAGGAATCGGCCAGCATGGATTATAAGGATCTCATGGATGGCTATGAAAGTATTGCCCGGGAATTTCCATTGCCCGAATTTCAAATTTCAATAGTTCACGGGCAAATGAAACCTGCAGATAAGGATTATGAGATGGATCGGTTTGTCAAAGGGGAAACCCACATCATGGTAGCCACCACTGTTATTGAAGTGGGCGTAAATGTTCCCAACGCCAGTGTTATGATCATAGAAAGTGCTGAAAGATTTGGCCTTTCACAGCTGCACCAGCTAAGGGGTCGCGTGGGCCGGGGAGCAGAACAGAGTTATTGCATCTTAATGACCGGTCATAAACTTTCTGAAGATGCGAAAACAAGGCTGCAGACGATGACCGGCACCAGCGATGGCTTTGAGATCGCAGAAGTGGACCTTAAACTTCGCGGCCCGGGAGATCTTATGGGAACCCAGCAAAGCGGTGTTTTAAATTTAAAGATTGCCGATATTGTAAAGGATAACCAGATCTTACAGCTCGCCCGGGCATATGCGAAACAGCTATTAGCAGTTGATCCCGCAATGACAGATCCCCGGAATAAAATGGTAAGATACACGTATGATCAGTTGGCTACCCATAAAAATATTTGGAATTATATCAGCTGA
- a CDS encoding DUF1579 domain-containing protein has protein sequence MKTVFNLPRLLGVLFLCFSISGFAQNTEKKKSAGDAVYQEYQQNGIDSALKKYGELKSKSGEYTLTEWELNRIGYQIMMDDEDLEAAEKIFSLNMKEYPQAANPRDSYADYLIEKGDTEGAKKYLKESIAIAEKSDKEDEQTRIFMGSKAKLAKLENKHKQLDFLVGNWNLNSTMFTNGVESGKETGTDEVVYEEASSLITINHKNSNGDIIGKRMMVYDPIDEAYDVVYINTMAPMGIENSRIKIKEAGDNKLELVETYTDRKGEKKKMRHEINKKENNKLDWVIFESGANEQEWKKVYAMNMEKRN, from the coding sequence ATGAAAACAGTTTTCAACCTTCCCCGCCTTCTTGGTGTATTATTTTTATGTTTTTCCATTTCCGGTTTTGCTCAAAATACCGAGAAGAAAAAATCGGCAGGTGATGCCGTGTATCAGGAATATCAACAAAATGGAATTGACAGTGCCCTGAAAAAATATGGGGAATTGAAATCCAAATCAGGGGAATATACCCTCACAGAGTGGGAACTCAACCGCATTGGTTACCAGATCATGATGGATGATGAAGACCTGGAAGCAGCAGAAAAGATCTTCAGCCTCAATATGAAAGAATATCCGCAGGCTGCCAACCCCCGGGATTCCTATGCCGATTATCTCATTGAAAAAGGAGATACTGAAGGTGCAAAAAAGTATTTAAAGGAATCGATTGCTATTGCAGAGAAAAGCGATAAGGAAGATGAACAAACCCGTATTTTTATGGGATCAAAAGCAAAACTGGCCAAGCTCGAAAATAAACACAAACAACTGGATTTTCTTGTTGGAAACTGGAACCTGAATTCTACAATGTTCACCAACGGGGTAGAAAGCGGTAAAGAAACTGGTACAGATGAAGTAGTTTATGAGGAAGCTTCTTCTCTTATCACCATCAACCATAAAAACAGCAATGGAGATATCATAGGAAAAAGGATGATGGTATATGATCCAATTGATGAAGCTTATGATGTGGTTTATATAAACACAATGGCTCCTATGGGAATAGAAAATTCGCGGATCAAAATTAAAGAGGCCGGTGATAATAAATTGGAATTAGTAGAAACCTACACCGACCGTAAAGGTGAAAAGAAAAAAATGAGGCATGAAATAAATAAAAAGGAAAATAATAAATTAGACTGGGTAATATTTGAATCGGGAGCAAATGAACAGGAATGGAAAAAGGTATATGCTATGAATATGGAAAAAAGAAATTAG
- the pheT gene encoding phenylalanine--tRNA ligase subunit beta, with protein sequence MKISYNWLKQFIKLPHDPEKTGFLLTDLGLEVEGIKKFESVKGGLQGIVTGHVLSCEQHPNADRLKLCKIDVGNGEMLQIVCGAPNIAQGQKVPVATIGTSLYDDKGESFEIKKGKIRGESSEGMVCSESELGLGSSHEGIMVLKEDLQPGTPVSDVFDIESDQVFEIGLTPNRADAMSHWGVARDLKAGYQQQDLSLELITPSVSGFHVDNRGFRIPVNVDNAALAPRYCGVTVSGITVKESPKWLQNRLKAIGINPKNNLVDISNYVLHELGQPLHFFDADMITGAEIHVKTLPAGTKFTTLDEVERELHEEDLMICDTEKPLAIAGVFGGLHSGVTKETTRIFIESAYFNPVSVRKTAKRHGLNTDASFRFERGIDPNITEYALKRAALLILELAGGEITSDIEDQYFKKIEDFQVFLTFEKVNKLIGQNLAQETIKSILASLEIRVNNITETGMGLTIPSYRVDVQREADVIEEILRVYGYNNIEFGTKLQASISPSTRFEDYKLQNLIANQLVGQGFYESMANSLITPAYNKLSEQIKEEFNVNILNPLSQDLSVMRQSLLFSGLEAVSYNINRRQADLRLFEFGKTYHIYESGRVENKHLSVFVTGNRFTESWNSPTGNGNFFFMKGILQSIFERLGLTSFKTGSFKTDVLAEGLSFSIGKSRIAEFGVVKKAVLKHFDIAQEVLYADLNWDLILEAAKTHKTTFSPIPKFPVVRRDFALLLDNGIQYEQVEEIARQTEKKLLKGVDLFDVYEGKNLPEGKKSYAVSFMFQDEHKTLTDAQVDKVMKKLQQRFEQELQAELR encoded by the coding sequence ATGAAGATCTCATATAACTGGCTTAAACAATTTATTAAACTTCCCCACGATCCTGAAAAAACAGGTTTTTTGCTAACAGATCTTGGACTTGAAGTAGAGGGGATCAAAAAATTTGAGAGCGTCAAAGGAGGTCTGCAGGGAATTGTGACCGGCCACGTACTTAGCTGCGAACAGCACCCAAATGCCGACAGGCTGAAGCTTTGCAAAATTGACGTTGGAAATGGCGAAATGCTTCAAATTGTGTGTGGAGCACCCAACATTGCCCAGGGACAGAAAGTTCCTGTAGCAACCATAGGTACAAGTTTATATGATGATAAAGGAGAATCCTTTGAAATCAAAAAAGGAAAGATTCGGGGCGAATCAAGTGAAGGAATGGTGTGCAGTGAAAGCGAGCTGGGATTGGGTAGCAGTCACGAGGGGATAATGGTTCTTAAAGAAGACCTGCAACCGGGAACCCCGGTTTCTGATGTTTTTGATATTGAAAGTGACCAGGTGTTTGAAATAGGGCTTACTCCCAACCGTGCCGATGCTATGAGTCACTGGGGAGTAGCGAGGGACCTGAAAGCAGGGTACCAGCAACAGGACCTTTCTCTTGAATTGATAACCCCTTCGGTAAGCGGTTTTCACGTTGATAACAGAGGATTCCGTATTCCTGTTAATGTTGATAATGCTGCCCTTGCGCCAAGATATTGCGGGGTAACCGTTTCGGGTATTACCGTGAAAGAATCTCCAAAATGGCTTCAAAACAGGCTGAAGGCAATTGGAATAAATCCCAAGAATAACCTGGTAGATATTTCAAATTACGTACTGCATGAATTGGGGCAACCTTTGCATTTCTTTGATGCAGATATGATCACCGGGGCAGAGATCCATGTGAAAACCCTGCCTGCAGGTACCAAATTCACCACCCTTGATGAAGTAGAAAGAGAACTGCATGAAGAGGACCTAATGATTTGTGATACCGAAAAACCTTTGGCAATTGCCGGTGTGTTTGGCGGTTTACATAGCGGGGTCACCAAAGAAACTACACGTATATTTATTGAGAGCGCCTACTTTAATCCCGTAAGCGTAAGAAAAACTGCAAAGCGACACGGGTTGAATACCGATGCTTCATTTAGATTTGAAAGAGGAATAGATCCAAATATTACGGAATATGCACTTAAGCGTGCTGCTCTACTTATCCTTGAGCTGGCGGGAGGAGAGATTACGAGTGATATTGAAGACCAGTATTTTAAAAAGATCGAAGACTTCCAGGTATTCCTTACGTTTGAAAAAGTAAATAAATTAATTGGCCAAAATCTGGCGCAGGAAACCATTAAATCTATTCTTGCATCCCTTGAGATTAGAGTAAACAACATCACCGAAACCGGGATGGGATTAACTATTCCATCCTACCGCGTAGATGTACAGCGGGAAGCAGATGTGATTGAGGAGATCCTGCGGGTTTATGGATATAACAATATTGAATTTGGCACAAAATTACAGGCTTCCATTTCGCCTTCCACCCGTTTTGAAGATTATAAACTTCAAAACCTAATCGCCAATCAACTGGTAGGACAGGGATTTTATGAGAGTATGGCAAATTCCCTTATAACCCCCGCTTATAATAAATTAAGCGAACAGATAAAGGAGGAATTTAATGTGAACATTCTTAATCCTTTAAGCCAGGACCTTTCGGTAATGAGACAAAGCCTGTTATTCTCCGGCCTGGAGGCGGTGAGTTATAACATCAACCGGAGGCAGGCAGACCTGCGATTATTTGAATTTGGAAAAACCTATCACATCTATGAAAGCGGGCGGGTGGAAAATAAACATTTAAGTGTTTTTGTTACCGGTAACCGGTTTACCGAAAGTTGGAACAGCCCTACAGGAAATGGAAATTTCTTTTTTATGAAGGGAATACTTCAAAGTATTTTCGAGAGATTGGGATTAACCAGTTTTAAAACCGGCTCGTTTAAAACAGATGTGCTGGCTGAAGGCTTATCCTTCAGTATTGGAAAATCACGGATTGCCGAGTTTGGAGTAGTTAAGAAAGCGGTTTTGAAACATTTTGACATCGCCCAGGAAGTACTCTATGCCGATCTAAACTGGGACCTGATCCTTGAAGCCGCGAAGACACATAAGACTACCTTCTCTCCTATTCCCAAATTCCCTGTTGTAAGAAGGGATTTTGCCTTATTGCTGGACAATGGAATCCAATATGAACAAGTAGAGGAGATCGCCCGGCAAACAGAAAAGAAACTTTTAAAGGGAGTAGATCTTTTTGATGTATATGAAGGAAAAAATTTGCCAGAAGGAAAGAAGAGTTATGCCGTAAGTTTTATGTTCCAGGATGAGCACAAGACCCTCACAGATGCACAGGTAGATAAAGTGATGAAAAAGCTGCAGCAGCGATTCGAACAGGAATTGCAGGCGGAGCTCAGGTAA
- a CDS encoding fasciclin domain-containing protein: protein MKKLKFLSLSVLVAVLTLGGPLQAQSMKEESKMVGGAEMYPSKNIVENAVNSKDHTTLVAAVTAADLAGVLQGEGPFTVFAPTNSAFAKLPAGTVETLLKPENKEMLQGILTYHVIAGDFKAADVVAAIKKSNGTATFTTVNGAELKAMMDGKNVKIKDAAGNVATVTIADVNQSNGVIHVLDTVLLPGK from the coding sequence ATGAAAAAGTTGAAATTTTTATCCCTTAGTGTATTAGTAGCTGTACTTACATTAGGAGGGCCGCTTCAGGCTCAAAGTATGAAGGAGGAATCTAAGATGGTAGGTGGAGCAGAGATGTACCCCTCGAAGAACATTGTGGAAAATGCGGTTAATTCTAAAGATCATACTACCCTTGTTGCGGCGGTTACTGCGGCAGATCTTGCGGGTGTTCTTCAGGGCGAGGGCCCATTCACGGTTTTTGCTCCTACTAATTCCGCATTCGCAAAATTACCTGCCGGAACTGTAGAAACTCTGTTAAAGCCGGAGAACAAGGAAATGTTGCAGGGGATCTTAACCTATCATGTGATTGCTGGAGATTTTAAAGCGGCAGATGTTGTTGCAGCAATTAAAAAGAGTAATGGTACTGCGACCTTTACTACCGTAAATGGAGCTGAATTAAAAGCTATGATGGACGGCAAAAACGTAAAGATCAAAGATGCTGCAGGAAATGTTGCAACAGTTACAATTGCAGATGTTAACCAGTCTAATGGCGTGATACACGTTCTTGATACCGTTTTATTACCCGGTAAATAG
- a CDS encoding putative signal transducing protein has protein sequence MSTEDNYERVYTGSDVNVQYLQDLFNKAGFSSRVRNDFDSGLRAGFGGGLPGQVQLFVIKSHYDEALKLAKTTFPKDYHDEE, from the coding sequence ATGAGTACAGAAGATAATTACGAAAGAGTTTATACAGGATCTGATGTGAATGTACAATACCTTCAGGATCTGTTCAATAAAGCAGGTTTTTCATCCCGGGTAAGAAATGATTTTGATTCGGGGTTACGTGCAGGATTTGGAGGAGGCCTTCCGGGCCAGGTCCAGCTGTTTGTAATAAAGTCTCATTATGACGAAGCCCTGAAACTTGCAAAAACAACCTTCCCAAAAGATTATCACGATGAAGAATGA
- a CDS encoding ABC-F family ATP-binding cassette domain-containing protein yields MLSVSNLSVQFGKRVLFDEVSTSFTQGNIYGIIGANGAGKSTFLNIISGKSEPTSGRVFLEPGKRMSVLEQNHNLYDEYPVLETVIMGNKPLYKIKKEMDEIYAKEDFNDADGERVGVLQVEFEEMDGWNADSNAASLLSNLGIKPDYHYSLMKDLEGQQKVRVLLAQALFGNPDVLIMDEPTNDLDYEAIIWLENFLANYENTVIVVSHDRHFLDSVCTHISDIDFGKINHYSGNYTFWYESSQLAARQRSQQNKKAEEKKKELQEFIMRFSANVAKSKQATSRKKMIEKLNIEEIRPSSRRYPAIIFEREREAGDQILNIEGLAASAEGEVLFKDLDLNLKKGDKVVIFSRDSRATTAFYEILNGNQKQTAGTYSWGITTTQSYLPLDNASFFENDLTLVDWLRQWAKTDEEREEVYIRGFLGKMIFSGEEALKTSRVLSGGEKVRCMLSRMMMMRANVLMLDEPTNHLDLESITAFNNSLKNFKGTVLFTTHDHEFAQTVANRVVELTPSGIIDRYTTFDEYMDDKKIKEMRDKMYSVKA; encoded by the coding sequence ATGTTATCAGTTTCAAATCTTTCGGTGCAATTTGGTAAGCGCGTGTTGTTTGATGAGGTTTCCACCAGTTTCACCCAGGGTAATATCTATGGAATAATAGGTGCCAACGGAGCCGGAAAATCCACCTTTTTAAATATTATTTCAGGTAAAAGTGAACCTACCAGCGGTAGGGTTTTTCTTGAACCGGGAAAACGCATGTCTGTTCTTGAACAAAATCATAATTTATATGATGAATACCCGGTTTTGGAAACAGTAATTATGGGTAATAAGCCGCTCTATAAGATCAAAAAAGAAATGGATGAGATCTACGCAAAGGAAGATTTCAACGATGCCGATGGGGAGCGGGTAGGAGTACTACAGGTAGAATTTGAGGAAATGGATGGCTGGAATGCCGATAGTAATGCGGCTTCCCTTCTTTCAAACCTGGGAATAAAGCCAGATTACCATTATTCCCTTATGAAAGATCTTGAAGGGCAGCAAAAGGTAAGGGTGCTTCTCGCACAGGCACTATTTGGAAATCCCGATGTTCTTATTATGGATGAGCCTACCAATGATCTAGATTATGAAGCGATCATCTGGCTGGAAAATTTCCTTGCCAATTATGAAAATACCGTGATCGTGGTTTCTCACGACCGTCACTTTCTGGATTCGGTATGTACCCATATTTCCGATATCGATTTTGGTAAAATAAACCATTACAGCGGGAATTATACATTCTGGTATGAATCATCGCAACTTGCTGCGAGGCAACGTTCCCAGCAAAATAAAAAGGCGGAGGAAAAGAAAAAGGAACTGCAGGAATTTATCATGCGATTTAGCGCAAACGTAGCTAAATCAAAGCAGGCTACTTCGCGTAAGAAAATGATCGAGAAATTGAATATTGAAGAAATTCGACCTTCCAGCCGTAGATACCCTGCCATTATTTTTGAAAGAGAAAGAGAGGCGGGAGACCAGATCCTGAATATTGAAGGATTGGCCGCTTCTGCGGAAGGAGAAGTTTTATTTAAGGACCTTGATCTTAACCTTAAAAAAGGGGACAAGGTTGTTATCTTTTCAAGAGATTCACGTGCTACAACGGCATTCTATGAGATCCTTAACGGGAATCAAAAACAAACCGCAGGTACATATTCCTGGGGTATTACCACTACCCAGTCCTATTTACCCCTTGATAATGCTTCCTTTTTTGAAAATGACCTTACGCTGGTTGACTGGTTAAGACAATGGGCGAAGACAGATGAAGAAAGAGAAGAAGTGTACATTCGCGGATTTCTGGGTAAAATGATATTCAGCGGGGAGGAAGCATTGAAAACTTCCCGTGTACTTTCAGGTGGAGAGAAGGTAAGGTGTATGCTAAGCCGAATGATGATGATGCGTGCCAATGTGTTGATGCTGGATGAGCCAACCAACCACCTGGATCTTGAATCTATTACGGCCTTCAACAACTCCCTTAAAAACTTTAAAGGAACTGTGTTGTTTACCACGCATGATCACGAATTTGCACAAACCGTTGCCAACAGGGTTGTAGAATTAACTCCTTCAGGAATTATTGACAGATATACCACTTTTGACGAGTATATGGATGATAAGAAAATAAAGGAAATGAGAGATAAGATGTATTCTGTAAAAGCATAA
- the fsa gene encoding fructose-6-phosphate aldolase — MKFFIDTANLDQIKEAQDLGVLDGVTTNPSLMAKEGITGKENIIAHYKKICEIVDGDVSAEVISTDFDGIIKEGEELAKLHDQIVVKVPMIKEGIKAIKYFSDKGIRTNCTLVFTAGQALLAAKAGATYVSPFIGRLDDISTDGLNLIADIRLIYDNYGFETQILAASVRHSMHILECAKIGADVMTGPLSSITSLLNHPLTDSGLEKFLADYKKGN, encoded by the coding sequence ATGAAATTTTTTATTGATACCGCAAATCTGGACCAGATCAAAGAAGCTCAGGATCTAGGCGTGCTTGATGGTGTAACTACCAATCCTTCCCTTATGGCAAAAGAGGGAATCACGGGAAAGGAAAATATTATTGCGCATTATAAGAAAATTTGCGAGATCGTAGACGGCGATGTAAGTGCAGAGGTGATTTCGACAGATTTTGACGGGATCATTAAAGAAGGGGAGGAGCTTGCAAAACTTCACGACCAGATCGTTGTAAAAGTACCTATGATCAAAGAAGGGATCAAAGCAATTAAGTATTTTAGCGATAAAGGAATAAGAACTAACTGTACCCTTGTTTTTACTGCGGGACAGGCACTTCTTGCCGCAAAGGCCGGAGCTACCTATGTTTCTCCATTTATTGGAAGACTTGATGATATATCAACAGACGGGTTAAACCTTATTGCCGATATAAGGCTTATTTACGATAATTACGGATTTGAAACCCAAATCCTTGCTGCATCTGTAAGGCATTCTATGCATATCCTGGAATGCGCCAAAATAGGAGCCGATGTTATGACTGGGCCTTTATCCTCGATCACCAGTTTATTAAATCACCCGCTTACAGATAGTGGACTTGAAAAATTCCTGGCAGATTATAAGAAAGGGAATTAG
- a CDS encoding SDR family oxidoreductase yields MKTDTSSKVVLITGGSSGIGRSIGEFLQHKNFKVYGTSRNPQTGSDSPFPLVALDVTKKETIGAAVKHILEKEGRIDVLINNAGVGITGPIEETPEEEIKKAFDTNYFGPLNVTKAVLPHMREQGGGLIINITSIAGYMGLPYRGIYSATKGALELTTEAFRMELKDFNIKMTNVAPGDFATNIAAGRYHAPVMDNSPYKAAYKNTLEIMNQHVDSGKDPQVMARAILKIIQTPNPRGHYKVGEPLQKFSIALKRILPDKVYEKMLLKHYKL; encoded by the coding sequence ATGAAAACAGATACTTCTTCTAAAGTTGTCCTTATTACAGGAGGCTCTTCCGGAATAGGAAGGTCCATAGGCGAATTCCTTCAGCATAAAAATTTCAAAGTTTACGGCACCAGTAGAAACCCCCAGACAGGGTCTGATTCCCCATTTCCCCTGGTTGCCCTTGATGTTACCAAAAAAGAGACAATTGGAGCGGCAGTAAAGCATATCCTTGAAAAAGAAGGCCGGATAGATGTTCTTATAAATAATGCCGGGGTTGGTATTACGGGCCCTATTGAGGAAACACCGGAGGAGGAGATAAAGAAAGCATTTGACACCAATTATTTTGGCCCACTGAACGTCACCAAAGCCGTACTTCCACACATGAGAGAACAGGGTGGTGGCCTTATAATTAACATAACTTCCATTGCCGGTTATATGGGGCTTCCTTACCGCGGGATTTACTCTGCCACCAAAGGAGCGCTCGAGCTCACAACCGAAGCTTTCAGGATGGAATTAAAAGATTTTAATATAAAAATGACCAATGTGGCACCCGGAGATTTTGCTACCAATATAGCGGCCGGGAGATATCACGCGCCGGTCATGGATAATTCACCTTATAAGGCAGCCTATAAAAATACGCTGGAGATAATGAACCAACATGTAGATTCTGGAAAAGATCCGCAAGTTATGGCAAGGGCAATTCTCAAGATCATTCAAACTCCCAATCCCCGCGGCCATTATAAAGTAGGAGAGCCATTGCAAAAATTCTCTATTGCCCTAAAAAGGATCCTTCCGGATAAAGTGTATGAGAAAATGTTGCTAAAACATTATAAATTGTAA
- a CDS encoding glutaminyl-peptide cyclotransferase: protein MKKVNLLSLFILNLIFFSCGSNSGNKTSDFSLNFTASKTEYQLGETVEVAIKNLKNRQIDSVRFFLNENNLGTGTSGNMLKFQLKDEKLGNQVIKAMVFSEGEKDTLQLPVKIYNSTPPTVYTYKIVNTYPHDRTAYTQGLEFYRDTLYESTGQYGRSSLRKTNFETGEVLSKIDLADKYFGEGLSVLNDKIYQLTWNEGEGLIYDISTLAKEGSFKFNQSKEGWGLCNDGTRFYKSDGTEKIWILNGTTLAEETYIQPTTHRSISTQLNELEWVEGKIYANTYQKDGVAIINPENGAIEGLINFQGLRDQVTQHADLDVLNGIAYNPNTKKLYVTGKNWDKLFEVEIIKK from the coding sequence ATGAAGAAAGTTAACCTACTGTCACTGTTTATTTTAAATCTTATATTTTTTTCCTGCGGAAGTAATTCCGGAAATAAAACCAGTGATTTTTCTCTTAATTTTACAGCTTCCAAAACCGAATATCAGCTGGGAGAAACGGTTGAAGTAGCTATCAAAAATCTTAAGAACCGCCAGATAGATTCGGTTAGGTTCTTTTTGAATGAAAATAATCTTGGAACCGGAACTTCGGGAAATATGCTGAAATTTCAGCTGAAAGATGAAAAATTGGGAAACCAGGTGATAAAGGCGATGGTCTTTTCTGAAGGAGAAAAAGACACCCTGCAGCTTCCTGTAAAGATTTACAATTCAACCCCACCCACGGTTTATACCTATAAGATTGTAAACACCTATCCTCATGACCGCACGGCTTATACCCAGGGCCTGGAATTTTATCGGGATACTTTATATGAAAGCACTGGGCAGTACGGAAGGTCTTCCCTAAGAAAAACAAATTTTGAAACCGGGGAAGTCCTGTCAAAAATTGACCTGGCCGATAAATATTTTGGGGAAGGCCTATCTGTCCTGAATGACAAGATCTACCAGCTTACCTGGAATGAGGGGGAAGGTCTAATTTATGATATATCAACTTTAGCGAAGGAGGGCAGCTTTAAATTTAACCAGAGCAAAGAAGGTTGGGGGCTGTGTAATGATGGTACCCGGTTTTATAAGAGCGATGGCACCGAAAAGATATGGATCCTCAACGGCACAACACTGGCAGAGGAAACCTATATCCAGCCCACCACCCATAGATCAATCTCTACGCAGTTGAACGAGTTGGAATGGGTTGAGGGTAAGATCTATGCCAATACCTATCAAAAGGACGGGGTTGCAATTATTAATCCTGAAAACGGTGCCATTGAAGGCTTAATTAATTTTCAGGGATTGCGGGATCAGGTTACACAGCACGCAGATCTGGACGTCCTAAATGGAATTGCCTATAATCCTAACACCAAAAAACTATACGTTACAGGAAAGAACTGGGATAAACTTTTTGAGGTCGAGATTATTAAAAAATGA